A region from the Rosa rugosa chromosome 6, drRosRugo1.1, whole genome shotgun sequence genome encodes:
- the LOC133717371 gene encoding hydroquinone glucosyltransferase-like — protein MENNHKASSPHIVMIPSPGMGHLIPLVELAKRLVHHHNFTITFIIPTIGPPPKPEKTLLQTLPNSINYFFLPPIDFHDLPPEAKTQTKITLSVTRSLSEIRNVFKSFAASSSLVGLVVDMFGTDAFYVAKDFNVPSYLFWSTMAIGLILLLHLPKLDKMVACEYKDLAEPVKLPGCIPISGAEFPEPFQDRKSEAYKWFLQYGKRFDLAEGVIVNSFMELEPDAIKASQDEIGLRGPPVYPIGPIVQTGPSYGPGGHECLKWLDEQPRGSVLFVSFGSGGTLSFEQLNELALGLDMSGTKFLWVVRSPDNKASDASFFSVQSQTDPLGFLPKGFKERTKLGRGLLVPSWAPQSEVLSHGSIGGFLSHCGWNSILESIVNGVPLIAWPLYAEQKMNANVLCEGWKVALRPKANENGIVGCDEITRVVKELMEGEEGFRVRQRMNGWKEAASKALSEEGSSRKALSELAMKLKKHK, from the coding sequence ATGGAAAACAACCACAAAGCATCATCACCCCACATAGTTATGATACCTAGTCCAGGCATGGGTCACCTTATCCCACTTGTAGAGCTTGCCAAGCGTCTAGTCCACCACCATAACTTCACCATCACTTTCATTATTCCCACCATTGGACCTCCCCCAAAACCGGAGAAAACCCTCCTCCAAACCCTCCCAAATTCCATAAACTACTTCTTTCTCCCTCCTATTGATTTCCATGACCTCCCCCCAGAAGCCAAAACCCAAACTAAAATAACCCTTTCTGTCACTCGCTCCCTTTCCGAAATACGCAACGTTTTCAAATCCTTCGCTGCAAGTTCCAGTCTAGTTGGGTTAGTGGTTGATATGTTTGGTACTGATGCATTTTATGTTGCCAAGGATTTCAATGTCCCATCATATTTGTTCTGGTCCACCATGGCTATTGGTTTGATTTTGTTGCTTCATTTGCCTAAGCTTGACAAAATGGTTGCTTGTGAATACAAAGACTTAGCTGAGCCTGTGAAATTACCAGGGTGCATTCCAATTTCCGGAGCTGAATTTCCAGAGCCATTTCAAGACAGAAAGAGTGAAGCATACAAATGGTTTCTTCAATACGGCAAAAGGTTTGATTTAGCTGAGGGTGTTATAGTGAATAGCTTCATGGAACTGGAGCCAGATGCTATAAAAGCCTCGCAAGATGAAATTGGGCTTCGTGGGCCACCAGTTTATCCAATTGGGCCGATTGTCCAGACCGGTCCATCTTATGGGCCTGGTGGGCATGAGTGTTTGAAATGGTTGGATGAACAACCAAGGGGGTCTGTTCTGTTTGTGTCATTTGGGAGTGGTGGAACTCTCTCATTTGAACAGCTTAATGAACTAGCATTAGGGCTTGACATGAGTGGAACAAAGTTTTTGTGGGTTGTGAGAAGTCCAGATAACAAAGCTTCTGATGCATCGTTTTTCAGTGTCCAAAGCCAAACAGATCCTCTAGGGTTTTTACCAAAGGGGTTTAAGGAGAGGACCAAATTAGGTCGAGGTCTTTTGGTGCCATCATGGGCGCCACAAAGTGAGGTACTTAGTCATGGTTCGATAGGTGGGTTCTTGAGTCACTGTGGATGGAATTCAATCCTCGAGAGCATTGTCAACGGTGTCCCTCTCATTGCTTGGCCTTTATATGCAGAGCAAAAGATGAATGCAAATGTATTGTGTGAAGGTTGGAAGGTGGCTCTGAGACCTAAAGCAAATGAAAATGGCATAGTGGGATGTGATGAGATCACTAGAGTTGTGAAGGAACTAATGGAAGGGGAAGAAGGATTTAGGGTTCGACAGAGGATGAATGGATGGAAGGAAGCTGCTAGTAAGGCATTGAGTGAAGAGGGTTCTTCCAGAAAGGCATTGTCTGAGTTGGCAATGAAGTTGAAGAAGCATAAATAG